The genomic stretch CCGTAATTTTCTAAAGCAAAATCGAAGCCTTGAAAGAAAGCTTTCCATGATGGCTCTAAAGAATCCGGGAATTTTAAGTACTGTTGGTATAAATCCTCAATTAATTGAGAATGAGCTGCGTTTAGGAATGAAAATCTGTCCATTATTACAGTTTATCTATTTATTAAAATTTATTTGTAGAATTAATCTTCAAATTTAATAAAAAAAACCGAGTTAGAACAGTCTGAAACCGTTAAAAAAACTTAAGAAAAAAATAATTAAAAAAAAATCACTTATACACTGATAATGAGAGCTTAATGTTCACATCCTGACCTTCCATGGGACGTTCAATAAAGGTCTGACGGATATCTCCGAAGCGCATCTCGTCTTTTTTGGCTTTCTGAATGAGCTGCTGAATTGCCTTAATTCGTCCCTCATAGCTCCCTTTGTAGTACATTACGTAGTTTTGTGATGGATTTACAGACCTAAAATTAAAGTTATTGTCAGAGACTCCAATTTTCTTGGAAAGTGGAATTCCAAGAAAGTAAGAAACTTCTTTGTCTTTATAGTTATCCGCATCAGTCATCAAAACCGGATATCCGAATTCATCGTCTCTTTTACCAAGATCCATCGATACGAAATTATACACTTTGTTATAATTCATCACGATATTTTTGTACAGTGCATCTTTTTTATTGGCTGTACTTACATTGATTCCCAACAACAGTTTATCTTCTTCATTTTCCACCATCAGACTGTCATATTTGATGGCTGCCATCTGATTGTCTTTTTCAACCTTATTTCCCAGCGAATTTTTAAGATTGACCATACTTTTGTTGATATTTTCAGCAAAACGGTCTTCTGTCCAAAAGTTTTCCACCCTTCTCCAGACAGACAGTTTTGGAGTATGCACATACCATGTAATTTTGGTTTTTTCTGCGGAAACAGCCTTAAATTTAACGTCAACCAGCGTGGGATTTTCATTTTCATCCTCAAAAAGCTGATACTTTAAAGTTTTATTCATGTTCTCATAACGGATGAACATTTCACCATCGGTATCATTTTTCTTGTCTACATAACTGATAGCACTTCCCTGACCTTCATAAGGCGTATAATAGTCTATATCCATAGACGGTGAACTGGTAAAAAAATTGTTCCATCTTGTAAAGCTCTGGAGATTATTGAACTGAGCAAAAACCTTATCTACCGGATAATCAATCTCTTTTTCTACAGTAAAATTCTTGCTTTCATCCACAAAATAATACATGGAAGCGGCATAGGCACCTCCCAAAAGAACAATAAGAACAGTTAGATATTTAAAAATACGCATCGCACAAAAGTAATACAAATAAAAAAAGTGACCAATATGCTGATCACTCTAGTTTTATGTTTAACAATAATTAACCTAATTAATGGCTGGAAGCAGGGTCCGGA from Chryseobacterium indologenes encodes the following:
- a CDS encoding SRPBCC domain-containing protein is translated as MRIFKYLTVLIVLLGGAYAASMYYFVDESKNFTVEKEIDYPVDKVFAQFNNLQSFTRWNNFFTSSPSMDIDYYTPYEGQGSAISYVDKKNDTDGEMFIRYENMNKTLKYQLFEDENENPTLVDVKFKAVSAEKTKITWYVHTPKLSVWRRVENFWTEDRFAENINKSMVNLKNSLGNKVEKDNQMAAIKYDSLMVENEEDKLLLGINVSTANKKDALYKNIVMNYNKVYNFVSMDLGKRDDEFGYPVLMTDADNYKDKEVSYFLGIPLSKKIGVSDNNFNFRSVNPSQNYVMYYKGSYEGRIKAIQQLIQKAKKDEMRFGDIRQTFIERPMEGQDVNIKLSLSVYK